The nucleotide window CCGAGGTATTGCCATGCCCATCCGCATTCTGATTGCTGACGATAATCCACAAGGCGTGGAACTGCTCGAGGCCTACCTGGATGAACTCGGCGCAGAGATACGTACCGTGGGTGATGGGGAAGCGACCTTGAAGATGGTCAAGGAATGGAAGCCCGACCTGCTGCTGCTCGACATTATGATGCCCAGAATGAGCGGGTTTGAAGTATGCAAGCGGTTGCGGGCTGCGCCGGAAACCAGCAACCTGGCTGTCATGATGATTACTGCACTCGATCAGGCGGTGGATGTGGATCGGGCTGTGGAAGCTGGCACCGATGATTTCCTGACTAAGCCAATCGATAAGACAGAGCTTCTGCTTCGGGTACGGGCTCTACTGCAAGCCAGCAAGTCTGAAGATGAACTGGAACGAGTTCTCGAATATGTTGACATCGTTCAGCATGGTACGGTGTCGGTTAAATAATTTCCCGAATCGCAGTACCATCGCCCAGCATGGGAACAGGCCTGCCGGTGTGATCGAGAAATGTTTGGTTATAATCAATTCCCAGAACGTGATAAATAGTAGCTAAGATGTCATAGGGTTTCAGCGGACGATCCACCGGGTGTTCGCCTTTGCTGTTGGTAGCGCCAATTACTTGTCCGGTTTTCAAGCCGCCTCCGGCCAGCATGACGGAAATAGCGTTGCCCCAATGATCGCGGCCAGGGACGGTGCTCTGGCCAGGCAAACCATTGTTCAGCCTGGGTGTTCGGCTGAATTCGCCCATCACAA belongs to Planctomycetia bacterium and includes:
- a CDS encoding response regulator, which gives rise to MPIRILIADDNPQGVELLEAYLDELGAEIRTVGDGEATLKMVKEWKPDLLLLDIMMPRMSGFEVCKRLRAAPETSNLAVMMITALDQAVDVDRAVEAGTDDFLTKPIDKTELLLRVRALLQASKSEDELERVLEYVDIVQHGTVSVK